Proteins encoded by one window of Phosphitispora fastidiosa:
- a CDS encoding AAA family ATPase: MQPVMLKFRGLQSYRDEQVIDFGQLGAAGIFGVFGPTGAGKSTILDGITLALFGKVTRAKSGTRGIMNQYEDKLAVSFEFSLGGERYLTERLYHRDRHDPDSVKIKNARLVQTSSDSVLADKASDVDARVAELLGMSYEDFSRAVILPQGKFDQFLKLTGGERARMLENILRLERYGEQLSKKVTDLENDLKNRLETNNGLLAQLGEASEEVIATAEADLGKQVQAVMHQDLLRKQAEIEFRELEKTAGLYSELEIMVKEKQRLDAERPVMDKQRERLERALKAEPLRRLLEQEAENVRKATDAGMVLKRLEEKQADAGQREAEVLIRLQSAEKKAPLIDDLKEKELPRAALAAEFEKQVLVLEAETGRIRKDLEEKTSQMAMAFDQGKKQGALLEKTGKESASQKKKREALLRVLECRGAMERCLSALAELEGAEKQETEVKNALAGKQKALSAQEEKVLQMLSENMEVKHAKPGENGLADLMNKAAAVVSQATDTKRLQAQILEGVIAGNMAGALANRLRTGAPCPVCGSLNHPQLAAEAHGGDSGLEDARSRAAEAGQRLEQLLVWQRETGIEYNTYKNILADIKTEYLPNRETKTLAVEAAAAKFTTALALLAEAAAKTETGDILGLPWDPCRDRGKVREARNTLVNAENNVKSLEDQIRVSEENIRAAEAELFELRTRYRELAAEKAGLENSQNAASKSLLEQQAGLTEITGGKTARAFEKEVRDQIALLQRELTEARKTWESLQHEKQEISRDLAVAAAGMSGLSESLDRLRSELRAQVANEGFDSITDLRQALIEPGERSGIQNTINEYDNQLDHLDKGIRGLQNKIGAAEFDCEKLELARESLEKLAVEYAEAVRTEGVLKNQLAVLKEKHSIWNQLREEKKYLLRRRELAGKLISLLKGRKYVQFLAEEHLRDMAAEASLRLGALTGQRYSLELDESGNFVMRDDYSGSQRRPVNTLSGGETFLTSLALALALSSKIQLKGQYPLGFFFLDEGFGTLDQEKLEIVMGTLERLHDGSRMVGVITHVPELRNRLPRSLEVIPAQQDGTGSRVEIKAN; this comes from the coding sequence ATGCAGCCGGTGATGCTTAAGTTCAGAGGACTGCAGAGCTACCGCGATGAACAGGTAATTGACTTTGGGCAGTTAGGCGCCGCCGGTATTTTTGGGGTATTTGGCCCGACAGGAGCGGGAAAATCCACCATTCTTGACGGGATTACCCTGGCCCTTTTCGGAAAGGTGACCCGGGCCAAAAGCGGGACCCGCGGCATAATGAATCAGTACGAGGATAAGCTTGCTGTTTCTTTTGAGTTTTCTCTGGGTGGGGAAAGATATCTTACCGAGCGGCTTTATCACAGGGACAGGCATGACCCTGATTCTGTCAAAATAAAGAATGCCAGGCTGGTGCAAACCTCTTCGGATTCTGTCCTGGCAGATAAGGCGAGTGACGTGGATGCCAGAGTAGCGGAACTTTTGGGGATGTCTTATGAGGACTTTTCGAGGGCAGTAATCCTGCCTCAGGGGAAATTTGACCAGTTTCTCAAACTAACCGGCGGCGAGCGGGCACGGATGCTGGAGAACATATTGAGGCTAGAGAGATATGGGGAGCAGTTATCAAAAAAGGTAACTGATCTGGAAAATGATTTGAAAAACAGGCTGGAAACTAATAATGGGCTCCTGGCCCAACTCGGTGAGGCTTCCGAGGAAGTAATTGCCACAGCTGAGGCTGACCTGGGAAAACAGGTACAGGCAGTAATGCACCAGGATCTGTTAAGAAAGCAGGCTGAAATTGAATTCAGGGAATTGGAGAAAACCGCCGGGCTTTACAGCGAGTTAGAGATAATGGTAAAGGAAAAACAGCGGCTGGATGCGGAGAGGCCGGTCATGGATAAACAGCGGGAGCGGCTCGAAAGGGCTCTCAAAGCTGAGCCTTTGCGCAGGCTCCTGGAGCAGGAGGCAGAAAATGTTCGCAAAGCCACAGATGCCGGTATGGTTTTAAAGCGACTGGAAGAAAAACAGGCAGATGCCGGGCAGAGGGAAGCAGAAGTTTTAATCCGGCTGCAGTCTGCAGAAAAAAAAGCGCCGTTAATTGATGACCTAAAGGAAAAAGAACTGCCACGGGCGGCCCTGGCAGCGGAATTTGAAAAACAGGTCTTGGTGTTGGAGGCAGAAACCGGTCGAATAAGAAAAGATCTTGAAGAGAAAACCAGCCAGATGGCAATGGCTTTTGATCAAGGTAAAAAACAGGGTGCGCTGTTGGAAAAGACCGGTAAGGAAAGTGCTTCCCAAAAGAAAAAACGTGAAGCCCTGTTACGGGTTCTTGAGTGCCGCGGCGCAATGGAAAGATGTCTGTCTGCCCTGGCTGAACTCGAAGGAGCCGAAAAACAGGAAACTGAAGTAAAAAATGCGCTGGCGGGAAAACAAAAGGCGCTTTCTGCCCAGGAAGAAAAAGTATTACAAATGCTGTCTGAAAACATGGAAGTCAAGCACGCAAAACCGGGTGAAAATGGTTTAGCAGACCTGATGAATAAGGCTGCCGCTGTTGTCAGTCAGGCTACCGACACTAAGCGGCTTCAGGCTCAAATCCTGGAAGGAGTAATTGCAGGGAACATGGCCGGGGCATTGGCAAACCGGCTGCGGACCGGAGCGCCCTGCCCGGTATGTGGGTCATTAAATCATCCCCAGCTTGCGGCAGAAGCTCACGGGGGAGATAGTGGGCTGGAAGATGCCAGGTCCAGGGCTGCAGAGGCCGGGCAGAGACTGGAACAACTGCTGGTATGGCAGCGCGAAACGGGGATAGAATATAATACCTACAAAAACATCCTGGCAGATATTAAAACAGAATACCTGCCTAACCGCGAAACAAAGACCCTGGCTGTAGAAGCAGCAGCGGCGAAGTTTACCACAGCCTTAGCACTGCTGGCTGAGGCTGCCGCTAAAACTGAGACTGGCGATATACTCGGATTGCCCTGGGACCCCTGCCGGGACCGGGGAAAGGTCCGTGAAGCCAGAAACACCCTGGTAAATGCAGAAAACAATGTTAAGTCCCTGGAGGACCAAATCAGGGTATCTGAAGAAAACATCAGGGCTGCTGAAGCAGAACTCTTCGAATTGAGGACCAGGTACAGGGAATTGGCTGCTGAAAAAGCCGGACTGGAAAACTCGCAGAATGCGGCAAGCAAAAGTCTGTTGGAGCAGCAAGCCGGGTTAACTGAAATAACCGGCGGGAAAACTGCCCGCGCTTTTGAGAAAGAGGTCAGGGACCAAATTGCTTTACTCCAGAGAGAGCTTACCGAGGCCCGCAAAACATGGGAATCGCTGCAGCACGAGAAACAGGAAATATCCCGGGATTTGGCTGTAGCTGCTGCGGGTATGAGCGGGTTAAGTGAGAGCCTGGACCGGCTGCGCAGCGAGCTTCGGGCTCAGGTTGCCAATGAGGGATTTGACAGCATTACAGACCTCAGGCAGGCCCTTATTGAACCTGGCGAGCGGAGTGGGATACAAAACACAATCAATGAGTATGATAACCAGTTGGATCACCTGGATAAAGGCATCAGGGGACTGCAGAACAAAATTGGGGCCGCGGAATTTGACTGCGAAAAACTGGAGCTGGCCAGGGAAAGCCTCGAGAAACTGGCCGTTGAATATGCTGAAGCCGTGAGGACAGAAGGTGTGCTGAAAAACCAACTGGCAGTGCTAAAGGAAAAACACAGCATCTGGAATCAGCTCAGGGAGGAAAAGAAGTATCTCCTGCGCAGGAGGGAACTGGCGGGTAAACTGATAAGTCTGCTCAAAGGAAGAAAATACGTTCAGTTTCTCGCTGAAGAACATTTGAGAGATATGGCTGCTGAAGCCTCCCTCAGGCTGGGGGCCCTTACCGGACAGAGATACAGCCTGGAACTTGACGAAAGCGGTAATTTCGTGATGCGGGATGATTACAGCGGTTCACAGAGGAGGCCTGTCAATACCCTGTCAGGAGGGGAGACCTTCCTCACTTCACTGGCCCTGGCTCTGGCCCTCTCATCAAAGATTCAGCTAAAGGGGCAATACCCACTGGGTTTCTTCTTCCTTGACGAAGGCTTTGGCACCCTTGACCAGGAAAAGCTGGAGATTGTCATGGGTACTCTGGAAAGGCTTCATGATGGCAGCCGGATGGTAGGTGTGATAACTCATGTGCCTGAACTAAGAAACAGGCTGCCCCGCAGTCTGGAAGTAATCCCGGCACAGCAGGACGGGACAGGAAGCAGGGTTGAGATTAAGGCAAATTAA
- a CDS encoding metallophosphoesterase family protein translates to MKILHTSDWHLGRTLEGRSRIPEQRLFIDELCAIVDENGINLILIAGDVFDTYNPPAEAEALFYEAVERLAGNGLRGVVAIAGNHDSPDRLHAANPIAQKHGIYLYGYPGEELTGSAMVKGGPGWAEIAVPGCSEHALVVVLPYPSEQRLNEILSGSLEDKDMQLAYSERVKLAFSEGAAHFRDDTVNLAVSHLFVLGGRASESEREIQLGGAYVVEPAALPANAHYVALGHLHRPQKVGGSPVPSRYSGSPLCYSFSEADRQKEVVIIDAFPGKIAEVGTLCLTSGKPLRSLRFSCYQEAYSWCESEENRHLWADMEIASAEPLTASQVVDIRKLHPGVISIRVLLPGVSEEETGNVRRLSELSAEEKFRRFAARETGAFPEQELVEMFLELLEGGDADAAGDA, encoded by the coding sequence ATGAAAATTCTACATACATCAGACTGGCATCTCGGCCGCACCCTGGAAGGCAGGAGCAGGATACCGGAGCAGCGCCTGTTTATTGATGAACTCTGTGCCATTGTTGACGAAAACGGGATTAATCTGATTTTAATTGCCGGAGATGTGTTTGACACCTATAACCCGCCGGCGGAGGCCGAGGCATTGTTTTATGAGGCTGTAGAACGGCTTGCCGGAAACGGTCTCAGGGGCGTTGTTGCCATCGCCGGAAATCATGACAGTCCGGACCGGCTTCATGCCGCCAATCCCATAGCACAAAAGCACGGCATCTATCTTTACGGTTATCCGGGTGAAGAGCTAACAGGGAGCGCTATGGTAAAAGGCGGGCCCGGCTGGGCGGAAATTGCGGTTCCCGGCTGCAGTGAGCATGCCTTGGTAGTTGTCCTGCCATATCCCTCTGAACAGAGGCTCAATGAGATATTGTCCGGATCCCTTGAGGATAAGGACATGCAGCTAGCCTATTCGGAAAGGGTCAAACTGGCCTTCAGTGAAGGAGCGGCTCACTTCCGGGATGATACAGTAAACCTTGCTGTGAGTCACCTGTTTGTTCTTGGCGGCAGGGCCTCGGAGTCAGAACGGGAAATCCAGTTGGGCGGAGCCTATGTGGTGGAACCCGCCGCTCTGCCGGCTAATGCCCACTATGTAGCCCTGGGCCACCTGCACCGCCCCCAGAAGGTTGGCGGCAGCCCGGTACCCAGCCGTTATTCGGGATCACCTCTCTGTTATAGCTTTTCAGAGGCTGACAGGCAAAAGGAGGTTGTCATTATTGATGCATTTCCGGGAAAAATAGCAGAGGTGGGCACTTTATGCCTTACCAGCGGAAAGCCCCTGCGCTCTCTCAGGTTTTCCTGCTATCAGGAGGCTTATAGCTGGTGTGAATCTGAGGAAAACCGACATTTGTGGGCCGATATGGAAATCGCCAGCGCGGAACCGCTGACTGCCTCACAGGTGGTTGATATAAGGAAATTGCACCCGGGTGTAATCAGTATCCGGGTTCTGCTTCCAGGGGTCAGTGAAGAAGAAACCGGTAACGTCCGGCGGCTCTCGGAGCTTTCGGCAGAAGAAAAGTTCAGGCGGTTCGCTGCCAGGGAAACAGGTGCATTCCCTGAACAGGAATTGGTGGAGATGTTCCTGGAACTCCTTGAGGGAGGTGATGCCGATGCAGCCGGTGATGCTTAA
- the addA gene encoding helicase-exonuclease AddAB subunit AddA — protein MSAPKWTPEQRDAITARGCNLLVSAAAGAGKTAVLVERIIRQVTDIYNPIDVDKLLVVTFTKAAAAEMRERISAAIARELNNNPDSLHLRRQLTLLNRASVTTLHSFCLDILRRYFYKTDLDPAFRIADDNEAALLRLEVLGELFEDCYENRDEEFLKLVDAYGGLRDDSFLQDMVLKLYEFSHSNPWPEEWLEGIYDKYLAAGGGAPEALDWGRSIKESVQLLLKGCGDILADAVRTASRPGGPAVYLQNLNDDILLVDDLLKAASSSWDALYSVINSALFSKLKPCKGSDIDEYARDKVKHSRDEVKKTVNRIRADFFSRPAADLTADLVLMAPLVKRLSCLTMEFRERYAKAKNDRSLVDFSDLEHYCLKILMDPASVPGRIIPSDAACEMQEYFTEVFVDEYQDTNEVQETILNLVSGTGENATNRFMVGDVKQCIYRFRLAEPDLFLEKYHQYPRSQGGPERGIDLTRNFRSRCEVVAAVNYIFRQLMSGTLDRLVYDQKAELVPGAQYPDCAAGVYSAADTPIEVYLLEKDNVSGDGDLPQAEELPQSEGLPQDGDSDSGMEYEPEDLDATQREARVTAKRIREMVLGKKDDDTPGLFVFDGKSGDYRPVRYRDIVVLLRTTRNTANVFLEEFRVMGIPAYADLGTGYFEAVEVETMMSLLRVIDNPRQDIPLAAVMRSPVVGLSADELAFVRTHDSKGDYYDAVQKCAASSTGIGIKLGAFLERLETWRTLARRGPLSDLIWRLLNETGYFAYVGGMPGGAQRQANLRALYDRSRQFEATSFRGLFRFLRFIERFRETGSDMGTAGALGENEDVVRIISIHKSKGLEFPVVFAAGLGKQFNTADLSKKSLLHKKMGLGLPVVDPELRLTYPTIAQHAIKLCLKKELLAEELRILYVALTRAREKLVLVGTVPNLARAALGWCETGRRADPEQRFLPETALMSARSYLDWIGPALSRHPDGAALRKISPETGDDWAVLADITRWEIIIPEPRASLAVLPETGCEHEQFMAQVRHLEPVAVEDRYGEFLENSLNWKYPCTESAGIPAKASVTEMKQRFAEAAEEAVEVDEVNEAVEAGSATDKETEKTTAIQGVRPKFLQRVSGLSAAEKGSAMHLVMQHLTLAEEMDHDTIVRQVQSMQTAGMLTAEQAAAVNITAVLKFFNGPLGHKMKSALRVKRELAFTMAVPVSEIYFATGDSDAAGVLGGSGEEKVIVQGVIDCLIEDADGYSLIDYKTDYIPPGGIAETAKKYQGQLRLYGMAVERILKRPVKEKYLYFFAAGSEVKC, from the coding sequence ATGAGCGCTCCGAAATGGACACCGGAACAGCGTGATGCCATAACTGCACGAGGCTGTAACCTCCTGGTTTCTGCGGCGGCAGGCGCCGGAAAAACCGCCGTGCTCGTGGAACGGATTATCAGGCAGGTTACTGATATCTACAACCCTATTGATGTGGACAAGCTGCTGGTGGTGACTTTTACTAAGGCAGCGGCTGCTGAAATGCGGGAGCGGATAAGCGCCGCTATTGCCCGGGAACTCAACAATAACCCCGATTCCCTGCACTTAAGGCGCCAGTTGACCCTGCTAAACAGGGCTTCGGTAACTACCCTGCACTCCTTCTGCCTCGACATTCTGCGCCGGTATTTTTATAAAACAGACCTGGACCCTGCCTTCAGGATAGCTGATGATAATGAGGCTGCCCTGCTGCGCCTGGAGGTATTGGGGGAGTTATTCGAAGACTGTTATGAGAACAGAGATGAGGAGTTCCTTAAGCTGGTGGATGCATATGGCGGCTTACGGGATGACAGCTTTCTTCAGGACATGGTCCTGAAACTCTATGAGTTTTCTCACAGCAATCCGTGGCCTGAAGAGTGGCTGGAAGGTATTTATGATAAGTACTTGGCTGCGGGGGGGGGAGCCCCTGAGGCCCTTGACTGGGGCCGTTCCATAAAGGAATCAGTGCAGCTGCTTCTTAAGGGATGCGGTGACATCCTGGCTGACGCCGTGCGGACAGCATCCAGACCTGGCGGTCCTGCTGTCTACCTGCAGAACCTCAATGATGACATCCTTCTGGTTGACGATTTGCTGAAGGCTGCTTCAAGCTCCTGGGATGCCCTGTACAGCGTAATTAACAGCGCTCTGTTTAGTAAGCTGAAGCCTTGCAAAGGCAGTGATATAGACGAATATGCCCGGGACAAAGTAAAGCACAGCCGGGATGAAGTGAAGAAGACGGTTAATAGAATCAGGGCCGATTTTTTCTCCCGACCGGCGGCAGACCTGACTGCAGACCTTGTATTGATGGCGCCTCTGGTGAAGCGGTTGTCCTGTCTGACCATGGAATTCAGGGAAAGATATGCCAAAGCCAAGAATGACCGCTCCTTGGTTGACTTTTCAGACCTGGAGCATTACTGCCTGAAAATACTGATGGACCCGGCCTCAGTTCCCGGCAGGATAATCCCCTCAGATGCAGCCTGTGAAATGCAGGAGTATTTTACGGAGGTCTTTGTCGATGAGTATCAGGATACAAATGAGGTCCAGGAAACAATTCTGAATCTCGTTTCCGGAACAGGGGAGAATGCCACCAACCGGTTTATGGTTGGGGATGTCAAACAGTGTATCTACCGGTTCCGGCTGGCAGAGCCTGATTTGTTTCTGGAAAAGTATCACCAATACCCACGCTCCCAGGGGGGGCCTGAGAGGGGAATTGATCTGACCCGGAATTTCCGCAGCCGTTGTGAAGTTGTGGCTGCTGTTAACTATATATTCAGGCAGCTAATGAGCGGAACCCTTGATAGACTGGTCTATGATCAAAAGGCGGAATTAGTCCCCGGGGCGCAGTACCCTGACTGTGCAGCCGGTGTTTATAGTGCGGCCGATACCCCTATTGAAGTATATCTGCTGGAAAAGGATAATGTTTCCGGTGATGGAGATCTGCCGCAGGCTGAAGAACTGCCGCAGTCCGAAGGGCTGCCCCAGGACGGGGATTCTGACTCCGGCATGGAGTATGAACCGGAAGACCTGGATGCCACTCAGCGGGAGGCGCGGGTGACTGCAAAGAGAATAAGGGAAATGGTGTTAGGGAAAAAAGATGACGACACTCCGGGTCTTTTTGTGTTTGACGGGAAATCCGGGGATTACCGGCCGGTCAGGTATCGCGATATTGTTGTTCTGCTCAGGACAACCAGGAATACGGCAAATGTATTTCTGGAGGAATTCAGGGTTATGGGAATTCCGGCTTATGCCGATCTGGGCACAGGATATTTTGAAGCTGTTGAAGTAGAGACAATGATGTCACTCCTGAGGGTGATAGACAATCCGAGACAGGATATCCCGCTGGCCGCAGTCATGCGCTCTCCGGTGGTTGGGCTCAGCGCCGATGAACTGGCTTTTGTCCGCACCCATGACAGTAAAGGTGATTATTATGATGCGGTGCAGAAGTGTGCTGCCTCCAGTACAGGTATCGGTATCAAACTGGGGGCATTTTTGGAGCGGTTGGAAACCTGGCGGACCCTGGCAAGAAGGGGACCCCTTTCAGACCTTATTTGGAGGCTGCTGAATGAAACCGGGTATTTCGCCTATGTGGGCGGCATGCCCGGGGGCGCCCAGCGCCAGGCGAACCTGCGTGCCTTATATGACCGGTCCCGCCAGTTTGAGGCAACCAGTTTCCGGGGTCTGTTCAGGTTTCTCAGGTTTATCGAAAGATTCCGGGAAACAGGCAGTGACATGGGAACTGCCGGGGCGCTGGGTGAGAATGAAGATGTGGTCCGGATTATCAGCATTCATAAGAGCAAGGGGCTTGAATTTCCGGTGGTTTTTGCTGCCGGACTGGGTAAACAGTTTAATACCGCAGATCTCAGTAAAAAATCACTGCTGCATAAGAAAATGGGCCTGGGGCTGCCGGTTGTGGACCCAGAGCTGCGCCTGACCTATCCGACTATTGCTCAGCATGCCATTAAGCTATGCCTGAAAAAGGAACTCCTGGCCGAGGAGCTGCGCATACTGTATGTAGCGCTTACAAGGGCCAGGGAAAAGCTGGTCCTGGTAGGAACAGTGCCAAACCTGGCCAGGGCAGCTCTCGGGTGGTGTGAAACAGGTCGCAGAGCCGACCCGGAACAGCGCTTTCTGCCAGAAACCGCGCTGATGTCGGCAAGGAGTTACCTGGATTGGATAGGTCCTGCTTTGTCAAGACATCCCGACGGCGCCGCCCTGAGAAAAATATCCCCCGAAACAGGGGATGATTGGGCGGTCCTGGCTGATATTACGAGGTGGGAAATAATCATCCCTGAGCCACGGGCATCCCTAGCTGTATTGCCTGAGACGGGCTGTGAGCATGAGCAATTTATGGCACAGGTAAGACACCTGGAACCGGTTGCAGTTGAAGACCGCTATGGTGAATTCCTGGAAAACAGCCTTAACTGGAAATATCCCTGCACAGAATCTGCCGGTATCCCTGCCAAGGCTTCGGTAACGGAAATGAAGCAAAGATTTGCTGAAGCGGCAGAGGAAGCAGTGGAAGTAGACGAAGTAAATGAAGCAGTGGAAGCAGGCTCAGCAACAGATAAAGAAACAGAGAAAACCACAGCTATCCAAGGTGTCAGGCCCAAATTCCTGCAAAGGGTATCCGGTTTGTCGGCAGCGGAAAAAGGCTCGGCCATGCACCTGGTGATGCAGCATCTGACACTGGCAGAAGAGATGGATCATGACACTATCGTCCGGCAGGTACAGAGCATGCAGACAGCCGGGATGCTTACAGCTGAACAGGCGGCAGCCGTCAACATCACTGCTGTGCTGAAGTTCTTTAACGGGCCTCTGGGGCACAAGATGAAATCTGCCCTTAGAGTTAAACGGGAACTGGCATTCACTATGGCTGTGCCGGTATCCGAAATATATTTTGCCACAGGTGATAGTGACGCTGCAGGTGTGCTAGGCGGCAGCGGAGAGGAAAAGGTGATAGTTCAGGGTGTCATTGACTGCCTGATTGAAGATGCTGATGGATATAGCCTTATTGATTACAAGACCGACTACATTCCACCTGGAGGAATAGCAGAAACCGCAAAGAAATACCAGGGCCAATTGCGTCTATACGGCATGGCGGTGGAACGGATACTCAAGAGACCGGTGAAGGAGAAATACCTGTACTTTTTTGCAGCCGGCAGTGAAGTAAAGTGTTAG